A genomic segment from Spinacia oleracea cultivar Varoflay chromosome 3, BTI_SOV_V1, whole genome shotgun sequence encodes:
- the LOC110786262 gene encoding serine/arginine-rich splicing factor SR30-like, protein MGSKFEDERDVEDAVQGRNGYDFDGHRLRVVEFAHGGRGSSSSDHQSSYSASSYRGGAPKNTDYRVMVTGLPSSASGQDLKDHMRRAGEVCFSDVFKDRRYGGTAAVVEYANYNDMNFRKLDDSEFRNAFSRAYIRVREDSRSLSLDDRSRSRSYNRGCSYSRSRSRSHSISPRRNSRRSYSRSPSKSRSRSPSRSRSRYVVAPVTRTHQSP, encoded by the exons ATGGGATCAAAG TTTGAAGATGAACGAGATGTTGAAGATGCTGTGCAAGGTCGAAATGGTTATGATTTTGATGGACATCGTTTGCGGGTAG TGGAATTCGCTCATGGTGGACGaggatcatcatcatcagaCCATCAGAGCAGTTACAGTGCTAGTAGCTATAGAGGTGGAGCACCTAAGAACACTGACTACAG AGTTATGGTCACTGGACTGCCATCATCTGCTTCTGGGCAAGACCTGAAG GATCACATGCGACGAGCCGGTGAAGTTTGTTTCTCAGATGTATTCAAGGATCGTCGTTATGGTG GCACGGCTGCAGTTGTTGAATATGCAAATTATAATGATATGAAT TTCAGGAAGTTGGATGATTCTGAATTTCGTAATGCATTCTCTCGCGCTTATATCCGA GTGAGGGAGGACTCGAGGAGTCTGAGTCTAGATGATAGGTCGAGAAGCAGAAGCTACAACCGTGGTTGTAGTTATAGTCGAAGCCGCAGCCGCAGCCACAG TATATCTCCGCGAAGAAATTCACGCCGTTCTTATTCTAGATCTCCTTCGAAGTCCCGCTCGAGATCTCCCTCTCGTTCTCGCTCTAGGTATGTTGTTGCTCCTGTTACTCGTACTCATCAATCACCTTAA
- the LOC130470036 gene encoding protein MAINTENANCE OF MERISTEMS-like, whose translation MRWWWDTTNTFHFPWGEMTIIPEDYTALTGLTFTGNPVRLRSDGPSPTVAEGTRLLGSWMGSRLPSYQPRGIPFADLMWALEHGVEESPSRQARLFYLHFITSTFLSGPTDTFDPRWIGMVEDVSTLGDYRWGDLGYATLVGQMSLSVRVSDPSIRHFVITLAGVPRLIELWAFEHLPWLAPRKGHRPLEFPAGRRWESSSKFSSKYGVIDSSLT comes from the exons atgaggtggtggtgggataccaccaataccttccattttccttggggcgagatgacgatcattcctgaggactacacagctttgacgggtttgacctttacagggaaccccgttcgtctgaggtcggacggcccatcgccgactgttgctgagggtaccaggctcctgggctcgtggatgggtagtaggttaccttcgtaccagccccgtgggatacctttcgctgacctgatgtgggctttggagcacggggtagaggagtcgccttcgagacaggctcggctgttctacctccattttattacttccacttttctatcgggtccgactgacacctttgacccgaggtggataggcatggtggaggacgtgtctacactgggtgactatcgctggggcgatttgggctatgcgacgcttgtcggccagatgagtttgtcggtgcgcgtctcggacccgagtatacgtcactttgtgattacattagcgggagtgccgcgtttgatcgag ctgtgggcctttgagcacttaccctggctggctccccgaaaggggcataGGCCTTTGGAGTTtcctgccggtcgccgttggg AATCATCTTCAAAGTTTTCGTCAAAATATGGAGTCATTGACTCCTCACTTACTTGA